A window of the Brumimicrobium sp. genome harbors these coding sequences:
- a CDS encoding DUF4290 domain-containing protein has translation MENFSMNVLSYNTERGQLLIPEYGRNIQNMIDYATKIKSREERNKAAKAIIDVMGQINPHLRDVEDYNHKLWTHLYIMSDFKIDVDSPYEIPAPEKLKEKPKRLHYPKNSGKYGHFGYYSEKIIQEVTKMEDPEEKAYFTQLMGDLLKKDYLTFHTNNVEDVAIVAHLRELSGGKLHLAPEALTATNTILKQSGIQISNNPKRLKRKKSKKRKK, from the coding sequence GTGGAAAATTTTTCAATGAATGTACTCTCTTATAATACTGAAAGAGGGCAATTGCTTATACCTGAATATGGAAGGAATATTCAGAATATGATTGATTATGCTACCAAAATCAAATCACGTGAAGAGCGAAATAAAGCGGCTAAAGCGATTATTGATGTGATGGGGCAAATTAATCCTCATTTGAGAGACGTGGAGGATTATAATCATAAATTATGGACTCATTTGTATATTATGAGTGATTTCAAAATTGATGTAGATTCTCCTTATGAAATTCCGGCTCCAGAGAAATTAAAAGAAAAACCAAAGCGATTACATTATCCTAAAAATAGTGGAAAATACGGACATTTTGGGTATTATTCTGAGAAGATTATTCAGGAGGTTACTAAGATGGAAGACCCTGAGGAAAAAGCATATTTTACGCAATTGATGGGAGACCTGCTGAAAAAGGATTATTTAACTTTCCATACCAATAATGTGGAAGATGTTGCGATTGTAGCTCACTTAAGAGAACTGTCTGGGGGGAAATTACATTTAGCACCTGAAGCTCTAACGGCTACTAACACTATTTTAAAACAAAGTGGCATCCAAATTTCTAATAATCCTAAACGACTTAAAAGAAAGAAATCTAAAAAACGTAAGAAGTAA
- the murA gene encoding UDP-N-acetylglucosamine 1-carboxyvinyltransferase, with protein sequence MASFEIYGGKKLKGEVYPQGAKNEALQVLCAVLLTPEKVTISNIPDIIDVNKLIELLQAIGVKTEKIEKGTYSFEAKEVNLEYLKTEDFRKRAGGLRGSVMIIGSLLSRFGMAYMPKPGGDKIGRRRLDTHFEGLIKLGAKFNFDSVDHFYTVEAKKLQGLYIHMDEPSVTGTANIVMAAVLAKGKTTLYNAACEPYLQQLCTMLNSMGAKIKGAGSNLLEIEGVTALKGCSHRILPDMIEIGSFIGLAAMTQSEITIKNVGYKHLGIIPDVFKRLGIKMELKGDDIYIPAQEHYEIDTFIDGSILTISDAPWPGFTPDLLSIVLVVATQAKGSVLIHQKMFESRLFFVDKLIDMGAQIILCDPHRATVIGLNRANKLRGIQMTSPDIRAGVALLIAALSAEGKSVIHNIDQIDRGYQNIDIRLKNLGADIRRV encoded by the coding sequence ATGGCATCATTTGAAATTTACGGAGGAAAGAAACTTAAAGGAGAAGTTTATCCACAAGGTGCAAAAAACGAGGCATTACAAGTTTTATGCGCTGTTCTTTTAACCCCTGAAAAGGTTACTATTTCAAATATTCCAGATATCATTGATGTCAATAAATTAATTGAACTTTTACAAGCGATTGGAGTAAAAACCGAAAAGATTGAAAAAGGAACGTATAGCTTTGAAGCAAAGGAGGTAAATTTAGAATACCTTAAAACAGAGGATTTTAGAAAAAGAGCAGGAGGTCTAAGAGGTTCAGTTATGATTATTGGCTCTTTGTTATCCCGATTTGGAATGGCATATATGCCAAAACCTGGAGGCGATAAAATTGGTAGAAGAAGATTAGACACCCATTTTGAAGGCTTAATTAAACTAGGCGCTAAATTCAATTTTGATTCGGTAGATCATTTTTATACAGTTGAAGCTAAGAAATTACAAGGTTTATACATACACATGGATGAGCCGTCTGTAACGGGAACAGCTAATATTGTAATGGCAGCCGTTTTAGCTAAAGGTAAAACTACTTTGTACAATGCAGCATGTGAGCCTTACTTACAGCAATTATGCACTATGCTAAATAGTATGGGAGCTAAAATTAAAGGTGCAGGAAGTAATCTGTTGGAAATTGAAGGAGTAACAGCATTGAAAGGATGCTCTCATAGAATTCTTCCAGATATGATTGAAATTGGTAGTTTCATTGGGCTTGCCGCTATGACTCAATCTGAAATCACTATAAAAAATGTAGGGTATAAACATTTGGGGATTATCCCAGATGTATTTAAACGTCTTGGAATAAAGATGGAATTAAAAGGGGATGATATTTATATTCCTGCACAAGAGCATTATGAGATTGACACCTTTATTGATGGCTCTATTTTGACCATTTCAGATGCCCCTTGGCCAGGATTTACTCCAGACCTACTAAGTATTGTATTGGTTGTTGCAACTCAAGCTAAAGGTAGTGTCCTTATCCATCAAAAAATGTTTGAATCGCGGTTGTTCTTCGTAGATAAGCTAATTGATATGGGAGCACAGATTATTTTATGTGACCCGCATAGAGCCACTGTTATTGGGCTAAATAGAGCTAATAAATTGCGTGGAATTCAGATGACTTCTCCTGATATCCGTGCAGGTGTAGCACTTCTTATAGCCGCATTATCTGCCGAAGGGAAGAGTGTTATCCACAATATTGATCAGATTGATAGAGGATATCAGAATATTGATATCAGATTAAAGAATTTAGGAGCAGATATTCGAAGAGTTTAA
- a CDS encoding TlpA family protein disulfide reductase → MKNILILLFLFPVISFSQIQNGMKAIDFTLLDPNGKQVSLSDYKGKVVLLDFWASWCGPCRKENPNVVEAYKKYKNQKFRNAKGFVVLSVSLDRSEQPWKDAIKADGLIWDSHVWDKEGVAMNKYGVRYIPHGFLIDGEGNVVAQGEALRGLGLHVEIEKLIK, encoded by the coding sequence ATGAAAAATATTCTAATTTTATTGTTCTTGTTTCCTGTCATCTCTTTTTCTCAAATTCAGAATGGGATGAAAGCTATAGACTTCACATTGTTAGACCCAAATGGAAAGCAAGTGTCCCTCTCAGATTATAAAGGAAAAGTGGTATTACTTGATTTTTGGGCATCTTGGTGTGGGCCATGTAGGAAAGAGAACCCAAATGTGGTTGAAGCTTATAAAAAATATAAAAATCAAAAATTTAGAAATGCCAAAGGTTTTGTGGTATTAAGTGTTTCTTTAGATAGGTCAGAGCAACCTTGGAAAGATGCAATTAAAGCAGATGGATTGATATGGGATAGTCATGTATGGGATAAAGAAGGAGTTGCTATGAATAAATATGGTGTTCGTTATATACCTCATGGATTTCTAATTGATGGCGAAGGTAATGTTGTGGCTCAAGGAGAAGCTCTGAGAGGTTTAGGACTTCATGTTGAAATCGAGAAATTGATTAAATAA
- a CDS encoding competence protein ComEC family protein, whose amino-acid sequence MKKNYILLLLLSFVCGIVVDYTFQFHWIILFTIWVVGLIGTLLLSNFGKDYWSFRKWISIGIIFITFMSGMLGYSMATPDFYDNNFESIYLEDDYLSGVIEEYQRGQGDYDKAIISLESAYYYQNQRRAQGKLLVYIKHIDNTYSVGDVVLFHPTLHPIQNKNNPGEFDAEAYWKLRGITYMCFLHDNAVEVIGYHAQFTRFWDKSRSAIIQIINKYVDEENRGLAIGLTLGDKSSLTTEEKTQFSNAGAMHVLAVSGMHVGILLLFIQWIFKQIRVLRKRNVYLLLAIAILWCFAFLTGMSASVLRAVLMFSILAIGQIRGEKVFSLNSIFASALFLLIYNPLYLFDIGFQLSYLAVIGISLFFRPIAGIFTVRNKIIRYFWEGTALGFAAQIGTLPFTLYYFHQFPNYFILTNLGVLVMASAAMISVVILCLLFWIPYLNSLLGWVVDIIFSSFSNFIKWINELPAVVSTGFTISVLETALLYLGVLSLLFFWDRKKLHYFRMALIGTFLLCCTLIFQREYTKLKEELVIFNNTKRIISYQYNKMLYVFYDANETASEQLDFVLGGYKTQSGCEIVKIAIDKGTFIEIADKMKVSNRDIGLEIQFNSHRLLLPTHRNKELGNQKFQLVKGEWSRFLDDQEADFDTKEKALIIYR is encoded by the coding sequence TTGAAGAAAAACTATATTCTTTTATTATTACTTTCTTTTGTTTGTGGAATTGTAGTTGATTACACCTTTCAATTTCATTGGATAATCCTTTTTACTATATGGGTTGTTGGATTGATAGGAACTTTACTTCTCTCTAATTTTGGGAAAGATTATTGGTCCTTTCGGAAATGGATTTCTATCGGAATTATTTTTATTACGTTTATGTCGGGTATGTTAGGATATTCGATGGCTACTCCTGATTTTTATGATAATAATTTTGAATCTATATACTTAGAAGACGATTATCTTTCGGGAGTGATAGAGGAGTACCAGCGAGGTCAGGGAGATTATGATAAAGCTATTATCTCATTAGAGAGTGCATATTATTATCAAAATCAACGAAGGGCACAAGGTAAACTTCTCGTTTATATAAAGCATATAGATAACACTTATTCTGTAGGAGACGTTGTGCTGTTTCATCCTACTTTACATCCTATTCAGAATAAAAATAACCCAGGGGAATTTGACGCAGAGGCATATTGGAAATTACGTGGTATTACGTATATGTGTTTTTTACATGACAATGCTGTTGAAGTTATTGGTTATCATGCCCAATTTACTAGGTTTTGGGATAAATCACGATCGGCTATTATACAAATCATAAATAAATATGTAGATGAAGAAAATAGAGGTTTAGCTATAGGTTTAACCCTAGGAGATAAATCTAGTCTAACAACAGAAGAAAAAACGCAATTTTCAAATGCTGGAGCTATGCATGTGTTAGCTGTCTCTGGTATGCATGTGGGTATTTTATTATTATTTATTCAATGGATCTTTAAGCAAATTAGAGTATTAAGGAAACGAAATGTGTATCTCCTTCTGGCTATTGCAATATTATGGTGTTTTGCATTTCTAACAGGAATGTCTGCTTCTGTATTGCGTGCGGTACTCATGTTTTCTATTTTAGCCATCGGTCAAATACGAGGGGAAAAGGTATTTAGTTTAAACTCCATCTTTGCATCAGCTTTATTTCTTTTGATATACAATCCCTTGTATCTCTTTGATATTGGTTTTCAATTATCCTATTTGGCTGTTATTGGAATTTCCTTGTTCTTTCGCCCAATAGCTGGAATATTTACTGTTCGGAATAAAATCATACGTTATTTTTGGGAAGGTACTGCACTTGGTTTTGCAGCTCAAATAGGAACACTCCCTTTTACACTTTATTATTTTCATCAATTTCCAAATTACTTTATTCTTACGAACTTAGGTGTATTAGTGATGGCATCTGCTGCTATGATTAGTGTAGTTATTTTGTGTCTCCTTTTTTGGATTCCCTATCTCAATTCTCTGTTAGGATGGGTAGTGGATATAATTTTTAGTTCTTTTTCCAATTTTATTAAATGGATTAATGAATTACCAGCAGTTGTGAGTACTGGTTTTACGATTAGTGTTTTAGAAACAGCTTTATTGTATTTGGGAGTCTTGTCCTTACTTTTCTTCTGGGATCGAAAAAAACTACATTATTTCCGAATGGCACTTATAGGTACATTTTTATTATGTTGTACCCTAATCTTTCAGCGAGAATATACTAAATTAAAGGAGGAGTTGGTTATTTTTAATAATACGAAGCGTATAATCAGTTATCAGTATAATAAGATGTTGTACGTATTTTATGATGCAAATGAAACAGCATCTGAGCAATTAGACTTTGTGCTAGGAGGTTATAAGACTCAGAGCGGGTGTGAGATAGTGAAGATTGCTATAGATAAAGGTACTTTCATTGAAATTGCTGATAAAATGAAAGTATCCAATAGGGATATTGGTCTAGAAATTCAATTTAATTCACACCGACTGCTACTTCCTACACATAGAAATAAGGAGTTAGGAAATCAAAAATTTCAACTTGTAAAGGGAGAATGGAGTAGGTTTTTAGATGATCAAGAAGCTGATTTTGACACGAAAGAGAAAGCTTTAATTATTTATAGATAA
- the dnaN gene encoding DNA polymerase III subunit beta, translated as MNFVVSSTTLLKQLQTISGVLTTNSTLPILDNFLFEINKQSLRVSASDIETTMKTEFEVESSEAGKICIPAKLLLEILKNLPDQPLTFTINDDNFGIEISYSNGKSKMVGYNGNDFPEIKEVKQKDVISMPGNMLAEAINKTIFAAGNDDLRPVMSGVFCQFTSDEMTFVATDAHKLVRFRKPLASSVNIDFILPKKALNILKNNLTSGEGTEVKITYNEYNAVFSFQNIELTCRLIDGKYPNYEAVIPKENPNVLTIDRAEFYNSLKRVSIFSNKTTHQVSLKISGAELAISAEDIDFANEAKERLTCNYAGEDIEIGFNSRFLIEMLGNLDSDEIQLMMSQPNRAGLIVPINDKTSEGNILMLVMPVMINN; from the coding sequence ATGAATTTTGTAGTTTCAAGCACAACTCTTTTAAAGCAATTACAAACCATTAGCGGAGTATTAACCACAAATAGTACATTACCTATCTTAGATAATTTCTTATTTGAAATTAATAAACAATCTCTAAGAGTCTCTGCCTCAGATATTGAAACTACAATGAAAACTGAATTCGAAGTCGAGTCCAGTGAAGCAGGTAAAATATGTATTCCTGCTAAGTTATTATTAGAAATTTTAAAAAATTTACCTGATCAACCATTAACTTTTACCATTAACGATGATAACTTTGGAATCGAAATTAGTTATTCCAATGGTAAATCTAAAATGGTTGGATATAATGGCAATGACTTTCCAGAAATAAAAGAAGTAAAGCAAAAAGATGTTATATCAATGCCTGGAAACATGTTGGCAGAAGCTATTAACAAAACCATTTTTGCAGCGGGTAATGATGATTTACGCCCCGTAATGAGTGGAGTATTTTGTCAATTCACATCTGATGAGATGACTTTCGTTGCAACTGATGCTCATAAATTAGTTCGTTTTAGAAAACCCCTTGCTTCTTCTGTAAATATTGATTTTATCTTACCTAAAAAAGCATTAAATATTTTAAAAAATAATTTAACAAGTGGGGAAGGTACTGAAGTGAAAATTACATACAATGAATATAACGCTGTATTTAGTTTTCAAAACATTGAACTAACTTGTCGTCTAATTGATGGGAAATACCCAAATTACGAGGCAGTTATTCCAAAAGAGAACCCAAATGTACTAACCATTGATCGTGCAGAATTCTACAACTCCCTTAAACGAGTATCTATTTTCTCAAACAAGACTACGCATCAAGTATCTCTCAAAATATCTGGCGCTGAATTAGCAATATCTGCTGAAGATATTGATTTTGCAAATGAGGCAAAAGAAAGACTTACATGTAACTATGCCGGAGAAGATATTGAAATCGGATTTAATTCTCGTTTTTTAATTGAAATGTTGGGGAATTTGGATTCTGACGAAATTCAATTGATGATGAGTCAGCCTAATAGAGCAGGTCTTATTGTTCCAATAAACGATAAAACTTCTGAAGGCAACATATTAATGCTAGTAATGCCCGTGATGATCAATAATTAA
- a CDS encoding Gldg family protein: MARKRLKNISNKAYYVIISAIALAVVILLNIIVSFFDFRVDFTEDQRYSLTPSTVEFLKDDKALTDKILFKIYLEGEFPAEIKRLQSAVRDKLNEFKYYAGSNIEYEFINPNKGSNEDQEALKEQLFDNGLGIRPLDIVYRTKGASNIVEIFPGAVVEYQGGKVGSIRFLEGGQFNLDSKLEQMVQMGINDLEYKFMRILAKATRKTKKNLAFIHGHGELRIPNTMGARKRIEDSYNIKDIVLGDALNALDGIDGIIIADPHQKYSDKDKFIIDQYLMNGGNIMIFNNPLEVNNDTIRRTGKTHSTRKRTGLTELIFDYGIKVNEDLVIDANYDPFVFPGIPKGYVNWYFYVRSLGTDHPISSMVNPVKLPYASSLQFVQTKQDVRPSVILTSSSNSRSFGNVPLLSIAMEKQFGENPVFQENPTDKRNELMLAGLLEGNFESAFKNRIVTEYKDNPDAQFIENSIKPGKLLVIGNGTFLKNTYYDSIFVRESNSYKYIPRLPKTREIDELFGGNLIGNFDFFENCVDYMLGESTLLAIRSRVIYLHPTDKLKIEEKGSFYKFVNIIIPTSIIILLAIIVAVVRRYKYVRK, translated from the coding sequence ATGGCCAGAAAAAGATTAAAAAATATTTCCAATAAAGCATACTACGTTATCATATCTGCTATTGCTTTAGCAGTTGTTATTCTACTAAATATCATTGTTTCATTTTTTGATTTCAGAGTGGACTTCACAGAAGATCAACGCTACTCACTCACCCCATCTACAGTTGAATTCTTAAAAGATGATAAAGCATTAACCGATAAAATATTATTTAAAATTTATTTAGAAGGAGAATTCCCTGCTGAAATCAAACGCCTACAAAGCGCAGTTCGAGATAAACTCAATGAATTTAAATACTATGCGGGAAGTAATATTGAATATGAATTTATCAATCCAAACAAAGGCTCAAACGAAGACCAAGAAGCGCTCAAAGAACAACTTTTTGATAATGGCTTAGGTATTCGCCCTTTGGATATCGTCTATCGAACTAAAGGAGCTTCCAACATTGTTGAAATTTTTCCGGGAGCCGTTGTAGAATACCAAGGAGGTAAAGTAGGATCTATTCGATTTTTAGAAGGTGGGCAATTCAATCTTGATAGCAAGTTAGAACAAATGGTTCAAATGGGTATCAACGATTTGGAATATAAATTCATGCGTATTCTTGCTAAAGCTACACGCAAAACAAAGAAAAATCTAGCTTTTATTCATGGGCATGGAGAATTAAGAATCCCAAATACAATGGGGGCTAGAAAAAGAATTGAAGACTCATATAATATCAAAGATATTGTACTCGGAGACGCTTTAAATGCATTAGATGGAATAGATGGAATCATCATTGCAGATCCTCATCAGAAATATTCCGATAAAGATAAATTCATTATTGATCAATATCTGATGAATGGTGGAAATATCATGATTTTTAACAACCCTTTAGAAGTTAACAACGACACTATACGAAGAACAGGGAAAACACACAGTACGCGAAAAAGAACTGGCTTAACTGAGCTCATCTTCGACTACGGAATTAAGGTTAACGAAGATCTGGTAATTGATGCCAATTACGACCCTTTTGTCTTTCCTGGTATTCCAAAAGGATATGTAAACTGGTATTTTTACGTAAGATCCTTAGGGACTGACCATCCCATCTCTAGTATGGTAAACCCCGTGAAATTACCCTACGCATCAAGCTTACAGTTCGTTCAAACCAAACAAGATGTAAGACCTTCCGTAATATTGACGAGTTCTTCCAACTCTCGTTCTTTTGGAAACGTTCCATTATTATCCATAGCTATGGAAAAACAATTTGGAGAAAATCCGGTCTTTCAGGAAAATCCAACAGATAAACGAAATGAATTAATGCTGGCAGGACTCCTAGAAGGTAATTTTGAATCAGCTTTTAAAAATAGAATTGTGACTGAATACAAAGATAATCCAGATGCTCAATTTATTGAGAATTCAATAAAACCTGGGAAATTATTGGTGATTGGAAATGGAACATTTCTAAAAAATACGTATTATGACTCCATCTTTGTACGTGAATCTAATTCCTATAAATATATTCCAAGACTACCCAAAACTCGTGAGATAGATGAGTTGTTTGGAGGAAACCTCATTGGAAATTTCGACTTTTTTGAAAACTGCGTGGACTATATGTTAGGTGAAAGCACCCTACTTGCCATCCGAAGTAGGGTCATTTATTTACATCCAACTGACAAATTAAAGATTGAAGAAAAAGGTTCTTTCTATAAATTTGTAAATATTATCATCCCTACTTCAATCATTATTCTCTTAGCTATCATTGTGGCTGTTGTTAGAAGGTATAAATACGTAAGGAAATAA
- a CDS encoding ABC transporter permease subunit, which yields MSSIIGYVFMLIFVVTSWLFLWIIDGDYNLLNGGIADLIPFYNLAPLILLILIPAVTMRSFAEERKTGTMELLYTRPISDISILLAKYLAGVSLVVISLLPTFTFYISMHYLGDPVGIMDDGAAITSFIGLILLGASFVAIGIFSSVITNNQIVAFIIALFLCWFAYSGLSLLGSYATFAGFDQIIRLASIDYHYESIKKGVIILSDLVYFFSVIIFFLFVAHNILISIRK from the coding sequence TTGAGTTCCATAATTGGCTATGTCTTTATGCTCATTTTTGTAGTAACAAGTTGGCTTTTTTTATGGATTATCGACGGAGATTATAATTTACTTAATGGCGGAATCGCTGATTTGATTCCATTCTATAACTTAGCACCATTGATTCTACTTATCTTAATCCCAGCCGTAACCATGCGATCCTTTGCTGAAGAAAGAAAAACAGGAACCATGGAATTATTGTATACCCGACCTATTTCTGATATTTCTATCCTTCTTGCCAAATATTTAGCAGGAGTTTCATTGGTAGTAATTTCTCTACTTCCTACATTCACCTTTTACATCTCCATGCATTATTTAGGCGATCCAGTCGGAATTATGGACGACGGCGCAGCAATCACTTCATTTATTGGGTTGATTTTATTAGGAGCTTCATTTGTAGCAATAGGAATTTTTTCAAGTGTTATAACCAATAACCAAATTGTGGCATTTATTATCGCTCTCTTTTTATGTTGGTTTGCTTATAGCGGTTTATCTCTATTAGGCTCCTATGCTACTTTTGCAGGTTTTGACCAAATAATACGCTTAGCGAGTATAGACTACCACTATGAATCAATTAAAAAAGGTGTTATTATTTTAAGTGATCTTGTTTACTTCTTCAGTGTTATTATTTTCTTCTTATTTGTAGCACATAACATTCTTATCTCAATCCGAAAATAG
- a CDS encoding SAM-dependent chlorinase/fluorinase, whose amino-acid sequence MASNKKANIITLTTDMGVKDYYVAALKGKIIGILSDIHIVDISHHIASFKISQAAYTVKACIKDFPDNTVHIIGVDAEPLINFSNPEDSIFPTIIKYKKQYFLGADNGFFSLLTNDQDIEGIWRLEEYLSRPEMMKFPAKNILVPAACRILTGESLDEIGTPVDGIRKALPLSPIMSNNMLKGTVIHIDHYGNVISNITKEHFNHFGPDVPFTIFFRDKQYYIDRISTGYNEVTHGEKLAFFNDNGFLEIAINKGTPENGGGANTLLGLKLNDIIRIEFTPRGSKTTIDSLF is encoded by the coding sequence ATGGCAAGTAATAAGAAGGCAAATATCATCACTTTGACAACCGACATGGGTGTAAAAGACTATTATGTAGCTGCCCTCAAAGGAAAAATTATAGGGATTTTATCCGATATACATATTGTTGATATTTCACATCATATTGCTTCTTTTAAAATTAGTCAGGCCGCTTATACAGTAAAAGCTTGTATAAAAGATTTCCCTGACAATACCGTGCACATAATAGGTGTTGATGCAGAACCACTCATTAATTTTTCAAATCCAGAGGACAGTATTTTTCCAACGATTATAAAATACAAAAAACAATATTTCTTAGGCGCTGACAATGGTTTTTTTAGTTTATTAACAAACGATCAAGATATTGAAGGGATTTGGCGCTTGGAAGAATACCTATCTAGACCTGAAATGATGAAATTCCCTGCAAAAAACATCCTAGTCCCTGCGGCCTGTAGAATTTTGACAGGAGAATCCCTAGATGAGATTGGAACTCCTGTAGATGGCATTCGTAAAGCGCTACCTCTATCTCCAATTATGAGTAACAACATGTTAAAAGGGACTGTTATTCATATTGACCATTACGGTAATGTAATTTCTAATATTACTAAAGAACATTTTAACCACTTTGGGCCAGATGTTCCTTTTACCATATTCTTTAGAGATAAACAATATTATATAGATCGAATATCAACGGGATATAACGAAGTTACTCATGGTGAAAAACTTGCTTTCTTCAATGATAATGGATTTTTAGAAATTGCCATTAACAAAGGAACTCCTGAAAATGGTGGTGGAGCAAATACTTTATTAGGTCTTAAATTGAATGATATCATTCGTATTGAATTCACTCCGAGAGGCTCAAAAACAACAATTGATTCACTGTTTTAA
- a CDS encoding phosphoethanolamine transferase produces the protein MEQYKNNKWVISYILLLIFCFWQASSLLKIEKGEALMYWIAFSSFVFYLLLLQINVKLYKASLIFSFLIILIIYPTLALYGAVTQSFIASLLYTNQGEATSYLNAIPLSVYLNLLGVLLMVILLIKLPYKRVSSSYFTVGIAFYLLFFPTLRFIQEGKNAIILNRYNRVSIVKVPILVGYLSYLVKKDFAEIERDSKLPDKWEILNKDSLLLKDNFIIVIGESVRKDFLQSYGFPINNTPFMDSSARIQFDNYLSVGSHTVPSLMRTLVNSSEFPKFSLSDNIVKLSNKMGFETYWVTNQGFIGFYDTPISKMAMASKHTDVLNGGGYQLSKRMDAMMLPMIDSILAQKTAKPKMVFINMMGSHPFISDRTGGVYDQFILSEDFSNYVQSIKILDDFMSHLYTSLQHTGKSFQLIYLSDHGQYIFPDYHIRHAEGYKQLYDVPLIVWGDDITDVKRIKAYRNGRDFLKLFSELTNLKTSSISDDFQFISEENRDEKSFMVLGANSEIIDYRKLIDNPIPKFQVKK, from the coding sequence ATGGAACAATACAAAAACAACAAATGGGTTATCTCATATATTTTGCTACTTATATTTTGCTTTTGGCAAGCATCATCTCTCCTGAAAATTGAAAAAGGAGAGGCATTAATGTATTGGATTGCTTTTTCTTCCTTTGTGTTCTACCTATTATTGCTTCAGATTAATGTGAAGTTATATAAAGCATCTTTGATTTTTTCCTTTTTAATAATACTTATTATTTATCCGACTTTAGCCTTGTATGGAGCAGTCACTCAGTCTTTTATTGCAAGCTTGTTATATACAAATCAAGGAGAGGCTACTTCTTATCTGAATGCTATCCCATTATCTGTTTATCTAAATTTATTAGGGGTCTTACTCATGGTTATTCTGCTTATTAAATTACCTTATAAAAGAGTGAGTTCCTCTTATTTTACTGTGGGGATAGCATTTTATTTGTTGTTCTTTCCAACTTTGCGCTTTATTCAGGAAGGTAAGAACGCAATTATCTTGAATAGATATAATCGCGTTTCAATAGTGAAAGTACCTATTCTTGTTGGGTATCTTAGTTATTTAGTGAAGAAAGATTTTGCGGAAATTGAGCGTGACTCTAAGTTGCCGGATAAATGGGAAATATTGAATAAAGATAGCCTTCTATTAAAGGATAATTTTATTATTGTGATAGGGGAAAGCGTTCGCAAAGATTTCTTACAATCTTATGGCTTCCCTATAAACAATACGCCGTTTATGGATAGTTCTGCTAGAATACAATTCGATAATTATCTTTCCGTTGGCTCTCATACGGTTCCTTCCTTGATGCGGACATTGGTGAATTCATCTGAGTTCCCTAAATTTTCATTGAGTGACAATATTGTAAAGCTATCTAACAAGATGGGATTTGAGACTTATTGGGTAACCAATCAAGGGTTTATTGGATTTTATGACACGCCTATTTCTAAAATGGCTATGGCAAGTAAACATACGGATGTATTGAATGGAGGTGGTTATCAATTGTCGAAACGAATGGATGCTATGATGTTACCCATGATTGATTCTATTCTTGCACAGAAAACGGCTAAACCGAAGATGGTGTTTATTAACATGATGGGTTCGCATCCGTTTATTAGTGATAGAACTGGAGGAGTGTATGACCAATTTATTTTGTCGGAAGATTTCTCTAATTATGTGCAAAGTATCAAGATTTTAGATGACTTTATGTCTCATCTTTATACTTCGCTTCAACATACAGGGAAAAGTTTTCAATTAATTTATTTGAGTGATCACGGACAATATATATTTCCAGATTATCACATTCGCCATGCGGAAGGGTATAAGCAATTGTATGATGTTCCTTTAATTGTTTGGGGAGATGATATTACTGATGTCAAACGAATCAAGGCATATAGAAATGGTCGCGATTTCTTAAAGTTATTTAGCGAACTCACTAATTTAAAAACATCGAGTATCTCAGATGACTTTCAATTTATTTCTGAAGAAAACAGGGATGAAAAGTCCTTTATGGTATTAGGAGCGAATTCAGAAATTATTGATTATCGAAAGCTAATTGATAATCCTATCCCAAAATTTCAAGTGAAGAAATAA